A single Ziziphus jujuba cultivar Dongzao chromosome 11, ASM3175591v1 DNA region contains:
- the LOC107407155 gene encoding LOW QUALITY PROTEIN: NAC transcription factor 56 (The sequence of the model RefSeq protein was modified relative to this genomic sequence to represent the inferred CDS: inserted 1 base in 1 codon), which translates to MESTDSSTTGSQQHQHHQPNLPPGFRFHPTDEELVIHYLKKKATSAPLPVAIIAEVDLXKFDPWELPAKATFGEQEWYFFSPRDRKYPNGARPNRAATSGYWKATGTDKPVLASGGTQKVGVKKALVFYGGKPPKGIKTNWIMHEYRLAETKVCNKPPGFDLGKKNSLRLDDWVLCRIYKKNNAHRSMDPEREDSMDDMMGPIPQSISMGPCLHHQHQLQHHHHHHQNLKFQLPKAATTTATAAATSSSFGALIENDHNFFEGMLNNDSTMSQQFVSSSTTSTQPPPPELNPNNNNSIISPTNNTFSLKRALPPGLYWNDVDEDEAGPSTSKRLQFDNTTDGNNAVLRSSTTTTTTTTTTDGNGNGNGNGPTSIAALLGQLPQTPPLHQQAMLGSLGDGLFRAPPYQLPGMNWYS; encoded by the exons ATGGAGAGCACCGACTCATCCACTACGGGCTCGCAGCAGCACCAGCACCACCAGCCGAATCTGCCGCCGGGGTTTCGATTCCATCCGACCGACGAAGAGCTGGTGATTCACTACCTGAAGAAGAAAGCAACGTCTGCTCCTCTTCCCGTTGCCATCATCGCCGAAGTTGATC TCAAGTTCGATCCTTGGGAGCTTCCag CTAAAGCTACGTTTGGAGAGCAGGAATGGTATTTTTTCAGTCCAAGGGATCGGAAATATCCGAACGGAGCTCGGCCGAATCGGGCGGCGACGTCGGGGTATTGGAAAGCCACCGGAACTGATAAGCCCGTGTTGGCTTCTGGCGGTACTCAGAAAGTCGGTGTGAAGAAAGCGCTGGTTTTCTATGGAGGTAAACCCCCAAAAGGGATTAAAACCAATTGGATTATGCATGAATATCGGCTTGCAGAGACCAAAGTTTGTAATAAACCTCCTGGATTCGACTTGGGCAAGAAGAATTCTTTAAGg CTTGATGATTGGGTATTATGTCGAATCTACAAGAAGAACAACGCGCATAGATCGATGGATCCTGAAAGGGAAGACTCCATGGATGATATGATGGGACCCATACCTCAATCGATAAGCATGGGCCCATGTCTACACCACCAGCACCAGCTCCAacaccaccaccatcatcatcagaatttaaaatttcaacttCCAAAGGCCGCgacaacaacagcaacagcagcagcaacaaGCAGCAGCTTCGGAGCACTGATCGAAAAcgaccacaatttctttgaaggGATGTTGAACAATGATTCAACCATGTCTCAGCAGTTCGTATCATCTTCCACAACCTCAACACAACCACCACCACCAGAGCTTaatcctaataataataattctatcATCTCACCCACCAACAATACATTCTCTCTTAAAAGAGCGCTTCCACCAGGGTTGTACTGGAACGATGttgatgaagatgaagctgGACCATCGACGAGCAAAAGACTGCAATTTGATAACACTACCGATGGGAATAATGCTGTTTTAAGGTCATCCACTACCACGACGACGACGACAACGACGACGGATGGGAATGGGAATGGGAATGGAAATGGACCGACTTCCATTGCCGCTCTGCTTGGTCAGCTTCCGCAGACTCCACCGTTGCACCAGCAAGCAATGCTAGGCTCTTTGGGAGATGGGTTGTTTCGAGCTCCTCCTTATCAACTTCCTGGAATGAATTGGTATTCTTAG
- the LOC107403700 gene encoding pentatricopeptide repeat-containing protein At4g21705, mitochondrial isoform X1 yields the protein MASAIFTILKRNRNLTENAFLLRSYTSGTQASTRKNLYSRISPLGDPSLSVVPVLDQWVQQGMKAKYIELSHIIRDLRRRRRYKHALEVSERMRSKELYVLSPADRAVQLDLIGRVHGLDAAESYFENLSDQEKNEKTYGALLNCYVREGLIDKSLSLMQKMIELGFASSSLSYNDIMCLYTHTGLLEKIPDVLLEMKKNGVSPDNFSYRICINSYGLRSDLNSMEKILDEMESQSFISMDWTTYAMVANFYIKAGAREKSLIYLKKCEQKLDKDALGYNHLISLYASAGDKDEMMRLWALQKTMCKKLINRDYITMLGSLVKLGKLEETEELLKEWESSCQFYDFRVPNVLLIGYSLKGLIEKAEAFLEEIIRKGKTPSPNSWAIIAAGYLDKQNMEKTVECMKKALSVRGENKGWRPKPTVVSSVLSWLGDNENIEDVEAFVSSLKTVIPVDREMYHALIKAYIKVGKEVDCLLQSMKTDKIDADEETAKILSSR from the exons ATGGCTTCGGCAATCTTCACAATCTTGAAGAGGAATCGAAACCTCACAGAAAACGCCTTCCTACTGAGATCATACACCTCAGGAACTCAGGCTTCCACTAGAAAAAACCTCTACTCAAGAATCAGCCCTTTGGGAGACCCTTCCCTAAGTGTAGTCCCAGTTCTTGATCAGTGGGTTCAACAAGGTATGAAAGCTAAGTATATCGAGCTCAGCCACATCATACGCGACCTCCGTCGCCGTAGGCGATATAAGCATGCCCTTGAG GTTTCTGAAAGGATGAGGAGCAAGGAGCTCTATGTACTTTCACCAGCTGATCGTGCTGTGCAGCTAGATCTCATTGGTAGGGTTCATGGTCTTGATGCTGCAGAGAGTTACTTTGAAAATCTTAGCGACcaagaaaaaaatgagaaaacatATGGTGCTCTATTAAACTGTTATGTAAGAGAAGGCCTCATTGATAAGTCCCTTTCACTTATGCAGAAGATGATAGAGCTGggctttgcttcttcttctctaaGCTATAATGACATCATGTGCCTTTATACGCATACTGGCCTGCTTGAAAAGATTCCCGATGTGCTGTTAGAGATGAAAAAGAATGGTGTCTCCCCTGATAATTTTAGCTACAGAATTTGCATAAACTCTTATGGATTAAGATCTGATCTAAAtagcatggagaaaatcctgGATGAAATGGAGAGCCAATCCTTTATCTCCATGGACTGGACAACTTATGCCATGGTGGCCAATTTCTACATAAAAGCAGGTGCTCGTGAAAAATCATTGATATACCTAAAGAAATGTGAGCAGAAGTTAGACAAAGATGCACTTGGCTACAACCATCTTATTTCACTTTATGCAAGTGCTGGAGACAAAGATGAGATGATGAGGTTGTGGGCACTTCAAAAGACCATGTGCAAGAAGCTGATTAACAGGGATTATATAACAATGCTGGGTTCTCTCGTGAAGCTCGGGAAGCTTGAAGAAACTGAAGAACTGCTTAAGGAGTGGGAGTCATCTTGTCAATTTTATGATTTTCGTGTACCAAATGTCCTCCTTATTGGGTATTCTCTGAAGGGATTGATTGAAAAAGCAGAAGCATTCCTTGAAGAAATTATCAGGAAAGGGAAGACTCCAAGTCCAAATAGTTGGGCCATTATAGCAGCAGGGTATTTAGATAAGCAGAACATGGAGAAGACTGTTGAGTGCATGAAGAAAGCTTTATCTGTCCGGGGAGAAAATAAAGGATGGAGACCTAAACCTACAGTTGTTTCGAGTGTGTTGAGTTGGCTTGGGGATAATGAAAACATTGAGGACGTAGAAGCGTTTGTAAGCTCACTGAAGACTGTGATTCCAGTTGATAGGGAGATGTACCATGCCTTGATCAAGGCATACATCAAAGTAGGGAAAGAAGTGGATTGTCTTTTACAGAGCATGAAAACTGATAAAATAGATGCAGATGAGGAAACAGCAAAGATCCTAAGCTCAAGATAG
- the LOC107403710 gene encoding uncharacterized protein LOC107403710 isoform X2 has translation MSFTGPSVGSGGRTVRRALEFGRTYVVRPKGRHQATVVWLHGLGDNGSSWSQLLETLPLPNIKWICPTAPTQPLSIFGGFPSTAWFDVGELSEDAPDDIEGLDASAAHVANLLSTEPADIKLGVGGFSMGAATALYSATCFTAGKYGNNNPYPANLSAVVGLSGWLPCAKTLKNRLEGTDEARRRATSLPVLLCHGKGDDVVVYKFGEKSSRALSSTGFQDVTFKSYNGLGHYTIPEEMDEVCGWLTSKLGLDGSS, from the exons ATGAGCTTTACCGGCCCTTCTGTGGGTTCTG GTGGAAGAACCGTTAGAAGGGCACTTGAGTTTGGAAGGACCTATGTGGTCAGACCCAAAGGTAGACACCAAGCCACTGTAGTTTGGCTACATGGCCTAGGTGATAATGGCTCAAG CTGGTCCCAACTCTTAGAGACCCTTCCTCTTCCAAAT ATTAAATGGATATGCCCAACTGCTCCTACTCAACCACTATCTATTTTTGGTGGCTTTCCTTCAACTGCTT GGTTTGATGTGGGAGAACTGTCAGAAGATGCTCCAGATGATATAGAGGGTTTGGATGCTTCGGCAGCACATGTTGCAAATTTGCTGTCAACAGAGCCTGCTGATA TTAAACTTGGAGTAGGAGGCTTCAGTATGGGTGCAGCTACTGCTCTGTACTCTGCTACCTGCTTTACTGCAGGAAAATATGGGAACAATAATCCCTACCCAGCCAATCTGAGTGCAGTTGTAGGACTTAGTGGATGGCTTCCATGTgcaaa GACCCTGAAAAACAGGTTAGAAGGGACAGATGAAGCCAGGAGGCGTGCTACATCGTTGCCTGTTTTGTTGTGCCATGGAAAAG gtGATGATGTAGTTGTTTACAAATTTGGTGAGAAATCTTCACGGGCCTTGAGTTCAACTGGATTTCAAGATGTGACTTTCAAATCCTATAATGG TCTTGGCCACTATACAATTCCTGAAGAAATGGACGAGGTCTGTGGTTGGCTAACTTCAAAATTGGGGCTTGATGGGAGTTCATAA
- the LOC107403710 gene encoding uncharacterized protein LOC107403710 isoform X1, with protein sequence MHEFLIWFWVFYFCRFWELDFELLRVFGNYRPFQIRICVISITALGIWLVLYFLGHNMSFTGPSVGSGGRTVRRALEFGRTYVVRPKGRHQATVVWLHGLGDNGSSWSQLLETLPLPNIKWICPTAPTQPLSIFGGFPSTAWFDVGELSEDAPDDIEGLDASAAHVANLLSTEPADIKLGVGGFSMGAATALYSATCFTAGKYGNNNPYPANLSAVVGLSGWLPCAKTLKNRLEGTDEARRRATSLPVLLCHGKGDDVVVYKFGEKSSRALSSTGFQDVTFKSYNGLGHYTIPEEMDEVCGWLTSKLGLDGSS encoded by the exons ATGCATGAATTTCTAATTTGGTTTtgggtattttatttttgtcgaTTCTGGGAGTTAGACTTCGAATTATTAAGGGTTTTTGGGAATTATCGGCCATTTCAGATAAG GATCTGTGTTATCTCTATCACTGCACTAGGAATTTGGTTAGTGCTATATTTTTTGGGGCATAATATGAGCTTTACCGGCCCTTCTGTGGGTTCTG GTGGAAGAACCGTTAGAAGGGCACTTGAGTTTGGAAGGACCTATGTGGTCAGACCCAAAGGTAGACACCAAGCCACTGTAGTTTGGCTACATGGCCTAGGTGATAATGGCTCAAG CTGGTCCCAACTCTTAGAGACCCTTCCTCTTCCAAAT ATTAAATGGATATGCCCAACTGCTCCTACTCAACCACTATCTATTTTTGGTGGCTTTCCTTCAACTGCTT GGTTTGATGTGGGAGAACTGTCAGAAGATGCTCCAGATGATATAGAGGGTTTGGATGCTTCGGCAGCACATGTTGCAAATTTGCTGTCAACAGAGCCTGCTGATA TTAAACTTGGAGTAGGAGGCTTCAGTATGGGTGCAGCTACTGCTCTGTACTCTGCTACCTGCTTTACTGCAGGAAAATATGGGAACAATAATCCCTACCCAGCCAATCTGAGTGCAGTTGTAGGACTTAGTGGATGGCTTCCATGTgcaaa GACCCTGAAAAACAGGTTAGAAGGGACAGATGAAGCCAGGAGGCGTGCTACATCGTTGCCTGTTTTGTTGTGCCATGGAAAAG gtGATGATGTAGTTGTTTACAAATTTGGTGAGAAATCTTCACGGGCCTTGAGTTCAACTGGATTTCAAGATGTGACTTTCAAATCCTATAATGG TCTTGGCCACTATACAATTCCTGAAGAAATGGACGAGGTCTGTGGTTGGCTAACTTCAAAATTGGGGCTTGATGGGAGTTCATAA
- the LOC107403700 gene encoding pentatricopeptide repeat-containing protein At4g21705, mitochondrial isoform X2: MRSKELYVLSPADRAVQLDLIGRVHGLDAAESYFENLSDQEKNEKTYGALLNCYVREGLIDKSLSLMQKMIELGFASSSLSYNDIMCLYTHTGLLEKIPDVLLEMKKNGVSPDNFSYRICINSYGLRSDLNSMEKILDEMESQSFISMDWTTYAMVANFYIKAGAREKSLIYLKKCEQKLDKDALGYNHLISLYASAGDKDEMMRLWALQKTMCKKLINRDYITMLGSLVKLGKLEETEELLKEWESSCQFYDFRVPNVLLIGYSLKGLIEKAEAFLEEIIRKGKTPSPNSWAIIAAGYLDKQNMEKTVECMKKALSVRGENKGWRPKPTVVSSVLSWLGDNENIEDVEAFVSSLKTVIPVDREMYHALIKAYIKVGKEVDCLLQSMKTDKIDADEETAKILSSR; the protein is encoded by the coding sequence ATGAGGAGCAAGGAGCTCTATGTACTTTCACCAGCTGATCGTGCTGTGCAGCTAGATCTCATTGGTAGGGTTCATGGTCTTGATGCTGCAGAGAGTTACTTTGAAAATCTTAGCGACcaagaaaaaaatgagaaaacatATGGTGCTCTATTAAACTGTTATGTAAGAGAAGGCCTCATTGATAAGTCCCTTTCACTTATGCAGAAGATGATAGAGCTGggctttgcttcttcttctctaaGCTATAATGACATCATGTGCCTTTATACGCATACTGGCCTGCTTGAAAAGATTCCCGATGTGCTGTTAGAGATGAAAAAGAATGGTGTCTCCCCTGATAATTTTAGCTACAGAATTTGCATAAACTCTTATGGATTAAGATCTGATCTAAAtagcatggagaaaatcctgGATGAAATGGAGAGCCAATCCTTTATCTCCATGGACTGGACAACTTATGCCATGGTGGCCAATTTCTACATAAAAGCAGGTGCTCGTGAAAAATCATTGATATACCTAAAGAAATGTGAGCAGAAGTTAGACAAAGATGCACTTGGCTACAACCATCTTATTTCACTTTATGCAAGTGCTGGAGACAAAGATGAGATGATGAGGTTGTGGGCACTTCAAAAGACCATGTGCAAGAAGCTGATTAACAGGGATTATATAACAATGCTGGGTTCTCTCGTGAAGCTCGGGAAGCTTGAAGAAACTGAAGAACTGCTTAAGGAGTGGGAGTCATCTTGTCAATTTTATGATTTTCGTGTACCAAATGTCCTCCTTATTGGGTATTCTCTGAAGGGATTGATTGAAAAAGCAGAAGCATTCCTTGAAGAAATTATCAGGAAAGGGAAGACTCCAAGTCCAAATAGTTGGGCCATTATAGCAGCAGGGTATTTAGATAAGCAGAACATGGAGAAGACTGTTGAGTGCATGAAGAAAGCTTTATCTGTCCGGGGAGAAAATAAAGGATGGAGACCTAAACCTACAGTTGTTTCGAGTGTGTTGAGTTGGCTTGGGGATAATGAAAACATTGAGGACGTAGAAGCGTTTGTAAGCTCACTGAAGACTGTGATTCCAGTTGATAGGGAGATGTACCATGCCTTGATCAAGGCATACATCAAAGTAGGGAAAGAAGTGGATTGTCTTTTACAGAGCATGAAAACTGATAAAATAGATGCAGATGAGGAAACAGCAAAGATCCTAAGCTCAAGATAG
- the LOC107403712 gene encoding deSI-like protein At4g17486, whose protein sequence is MGADKTSNSNSEHSANNEGTKAHETEVVLNIYDLTPINNYMYWFGFGIFHSGIEVHGKEYGFGAHDFPASGVFEVEPRCCPGFVYRSSISLGHINMSPSEFRTFIENVASEYHGDTYHLISKNCNHFTDDMASRLTGKRVPGWVNRLARLGSFCSCLLPESLQVSTVKQLPEYHECSEEECIESLSGATPRESMEVEDDQEKRLLSPLAGQSPKSGSGSVVAFVKEIHR, encoded by the exons ATGGGGGCCGACAAAACCTCCAACTCCAACTCTGAACATTCTGCAAATAATGAAGGCACCAAGGCCCATGAAACCGAGGTGGTCTTGAATATATACGATCTCACCCCTATCAACAATTACATGTATTGGTTCGGTTTCGGAATCTTTCATTCGGGTATTGAAG TTCATGGCAAGGAGTACGGCTTTGGAGCTCATGACTTCCCTGCTAGTGGAGTTTTTGAAGTGGAGCCAAGGTGCTGCCCAGGTTTTGTTTACCGAAGTTCTATCTCCCTGGGCCACATAAATATGTCGCCTTCTGAATTCCGTACATTTATTGAGAATGTGGCTTCAGAGTATCACGGTGATACATATCATCTCATTTCCAAGAATTGCAACCATTTCACAGATGACATGGCATCAAGGCTGACAGGAAAGCGGGTCCCTGGTTGGGTAAATCGGCTTGCTCGGCTTG GTTCTTTTTGTAGTTGTCTGCTTCCTGAAAGCCTTCAAGTGTCTACTGTTAAACAGCTGCCTGAATACCATGAATGTTCTG AAGAAGAATGTATAGAGTCTCTATCAGGCGCCACTCCTCGTGAATCAATGGAAGTTgaagatgatcaagagaagcgCCTGCTATCACCATTGGCTGGGCAGTCACCAAAATCTGGAAGTGGGAGTGTAGTGGCTTTTGTTAAAGAGATTCACAGGTGA
- the LOC107407156 gene encoding probable receptor-like protein kinase At5g20050, which translates to MEDKKVNIIAISSVSALLILIIVARISLKLSKAFFLICGSGISVIIAVFAFLVVRNRYNQRRKLLESKWVSEGRELRIEYSFLRKVAGVPIKFRYNEIEEATDKFQALLGQGASASVFKGILSDGTSVAVKRIIGEERGEKEFRSEVAAIASVQHVNLVRLLGYCCVPSGTRYLVYEFIPNGSLDSWIFPRRDSHLRKNQRSGCLSWDLRYRVAVDVAKALCYLHHDCRSRVLHLDVKPENILLDENYRAIVGDFGLSKLMGKDESRIVTTIRGTRGYLAPEWLLEHGISEKSDVYSYGMVLLEMIGGRRNVSCIENGNERSTSKKKKWQYFPKIVNEKMREGKIMEVVDNRLVDNGGIDEKEVKRLVYVALWCIQEKARMRPSMGLVVEMLEGRVVVEEPPDTQMIVVDLLSIDEDAPPGDHGRPRGILGNALIGHQVDSSEASASTYSFAMSALSGR; encoded by the coding sequence ATGGAGGACAAGAAAGTAAACATAATTGCTATTTCTTCAGTCTCTGCTCTTCTCATCCTCATCATCGTTGCTCGAATCAGTCTCAAACTTTCCAAAGCTTTTTTTCTCATTTGCGGGTCAGGTATTTCAGTCATAATTGCGGTTTTTGCATTCCTTGTAGTCAGAAATCGTTACAACCAGAGAAGAAAACTGTTAGAATCCAAATGGGTTTCAGAAGGTCGAGAGCTTCGGATTGAATACAGTTTCTTGCGAAAAGTCGCTGGAGTTCCTATAAAATTCCGATACAACGAGATAGAGGAAGCAACTGACAAGTTTCAGGCATTGCTTGGACAAGGGGCTTCAGCCTCTGTTTTCAAAGGCATACTGAGCGATGGAACTTCTGTGGCAGTGAAGAGGATCATCGGAGAGGAGCGCGGAGAGAAAGAGTTCAGATCGGAAGTTGCAGCCATTGCTAGCGTGCAGCATGTGAACCTTGTTCGACTTCTTGGGTATTGCTGTGTCCCTTCAGGTACTCGTTACCTTGTTTATGAATTCATCCCAAATGGTTCTTTGGATTCTTGGATTTTCCCCAGAAGGGATAGCCATCTTCGGAAGAATCAGCGATCCGGTTGCCTTTCTTGGGATTTAAGGTATAGGGTCGCCGTTGATGTTGCCAAAGCGCTTTGTTATCTGCACCATGATTGCCGCTCCAGGGTTCTGCATCTTGATGTCAAACCAGAAAATATTCTTCTCGATGAAAATTACAGAGCAATTGTGGGGGATTTTGGTCTTTCTAAACTAATGGGAAAAGATGAGAGTAGAATCGTGACGACGATACGGGGAACTAGAGGCTATCTAGCTCCTGAATGGCTTTTGGAACATGGAATTTCAGAGAAATCAGACGTATATAGCTATGGCATGGTTTTGTTAGAGATGATTGGCGGTAGGAGAAATGTAAGTTGCATAGAAAATGGAAACGAAAGGTCAACGTCGAAAAAGAAGAAGTGGCAATATTTTCCGAAGATTGTGAATGAGAAAATGAGGGAAGGGAAAATAATGGAAGTTGTTGATAATAGACTGGTTGACAATGGAGGTATTGATGAAAAGGAGGTAAAGAGATTGGTTTATGTAGCATTATGGTGTATACAAGAGAAGGCTAGGATGAGACCTAGTATGGGACTTGTGGTGGAGATGCTTGAAGGGCGTGTAGTAGTGGAAGAACCTCCGGATACTCAAATGATTGTTGTTGATTTACTGTCAATAGATGAAGATGCACCACCAGGAGACCATGGAAGACCAAGAGGAATCCTTGGTAATGCTTTAATTGGTCATCAAGTAGATTCCAGTGAAGCTTCTGCTTCAACATACTCTTTTGCAATGTCAGCACTATCCGGGAGATAG
- the LOC107403711 gene encoding uncharacterized protein LOC107403711, with protein MARDRNDTAPEKPGYEDSEKEEENERKSGKVRESSGSVIDEDRKRSGKSRRKARYSSDSDDKEEISRGRGERRKRKLSRRRYSSDDDEDDSSSGSESESSDSERSGSDSESESGSSESEDSETERRRRKKRRERRRRREKEEERERKRRKKEKEKKRRRREREEERKKKKKKKKEKKERGKTGAVTNSWGKYGIIRETDMWTKRPEFTAWLAEVKQVNLESLPNWEEKQMFKEFMEDHNTATFPSKKYYNLDAYYQLKMEKEMKRGFKKVMEKERTVFNDEEQRRQELLQAREKQKESEVEALKRSMQSGLAQAMKEQAQLREEMAYQYKLGNFEAAAAIQRRLDPDVAM; from the exons ATGGCCAGAGATCGGAACGATACGGCACCAGAGAAACCAGGATACGAAGATTCCGAGAAAGAGGAGGAAAACGAAAGGAAATCCGGGAAAGTTCGCGAAAGCTCGGGCTCGGTTATCGATGAAGATAGGAAACGGAGCGGCAAATCCAGAAGGAAAGCTCGGTATAGTTCCGATTCCGACGACAAGGAAGAGATAAGCCGCGGGAGAGGCGAGAGAAGAAAGAGGAAGTTGTCGAGAAGACGATACAGCAGCGACGACGATGAGGATGATTCGAGTTCAGGTTCCGAGTCGGAAAGCTCGGATTCGGAACGCAGTGGTTCAGATTCAGAGTCGGAGTCTGGGAGTTCGGAGTCAGAGGATAGCGAGACcgagaggaggaggaggaagaagaggagagagaggaggaggaggagagagaaagaggaagaaagagagaggaagaggaggaaaaaggagaaggaaaagaagaggaggagaagagagagagaggaagagaggaaaaagaagaagaagaagaaaaaggagaaaaaagaaagaggaaagacAGGAGCCGTCACAAATTCTTGGGGGAAGTACGGGATTATCAGAGAGACTGATATGTG GACCAAACGGCCTGAGTTCACTGCATGGTTGGCAGAAGTGAAACAG GTGAATCTGGAAAGCCTGCCTAATTGGGAAGAGAAACAAATGTTTAAAGA ATTCATGGAGGACCATAACACGGCGACCTTTCCTTCCAAAAA GTATTATAACCTTGATGCTTATTACCAgcttaaaatggaaaaagaaatgaaaagaggTTTCAAAAAGGTCATGGAGAAAGAACGTACTGTGTTCAATGATGAAGAACAGCGCAG GCAAGAACTATTACAAGCACGTGAAAAGCAAAAAGAGTCGGAGGTGGAAGCTTTGAAGCGTTCTATGCAAAGTGGACTG GCACAAGCAATGAAAGAGCAAGCTCAACTCAGGGAGGAGATGGCCTACCAGTACAAGCTTGGGAACTTTGAG GCTGCTGCTGCTATCCAGAGAAGATTGGACCCAGATGTTGCTATGTAA